The Microbacterium sp. SORGH_AS_0862 genome has a segment encoding these proteins:
- a CDS encoding O-antigen ligase — translation MIAASASSAGELLRSARMARAFTLVVFGTTFGAFAIERLMGRVTYVTMVAGLCALAVAMLVARRGELSPLRLASATLALFLGWTLVSVFWSTDQPKSLIGWVALAALSLLGVTIAHVRDTLQTARALGDVMRWLLAVSLGVEILFGILIDMPFPLLGVQGLIAELGPVQGIFGTRNALGFVALLALITFLVEWRTQSVRPGLAVVSVLLAGGMAVLSDSPTVIVIALIVGLATLTLMVVRHTRAESRPMLQATLAGIVVVALAVAYAARGPIIAMLGAGSDFSTRADLWNTILDYVRYHPVQGWGWYGTWSTTEFPFLSINVNLGERHASALNAYFDILLQVGWFGLLLFAGFCAIALVRSWLEASNRRAVVYTWTPLILTALLVDSVFESFTLFGYGWLLLVVCASRAGQSRSWRDRLDGGDQVAPVLPEAPAR, via the coding sequence GCGCTCGGCCCGGATGGCGCGCGCATTCACCCTCGTCGTCTTCGGCACGACTTTCGGCGCCTTCGCCATCGAACGCCTCATGGGCCGGGTGACCTACGTGACGATGGTCGCGGGACTGTGCGCCCTCGCCGTCGCCATGCTCGTCGCGCGCCGCGGGGAGCTGTCGCCGCTGCGACTGGCCTCGGCGACGCTCGCCCTCTTCCTCGGGTGGACGTTGGTGAGCGTCTTCTGGTCGACCGATCAGCCCAAATCCCTCATCGGCTGGGTGGCACTGGCGGCGCTGTCGCTGCTGGGCGTCACGATCGCCCACGTGCGCGACACCCTGCAGACCGCCCGGGCGCTGGGGGACGTCATGCGGTGGCTGCTCGCGGTCTCCCTGGGCGTCGAGATCCTCTTCGGCATCCTCATCGACATGCCGTTCCCGCTGTTGGGAGTGCAGGGTCTCATCGCCGAGCTCGGCCCCGTACAGGGGATCTTCGGCACCCGTAACGCGCTCGGCTTCGTGGCGCTGCTCGCGCTCATCACCTTCCTGGTCGAGTGGCGCACCCAGTCCGTGCGCCCCGGGCTCGCCGTCGTCTCCGTGCTGCTCGCGGGCGGGATGGCCGTCCTCAGCGACTCCCCCACCGTGATCGTGATCGCCCTCATCGTGGGCCTGGCCACCCTGACACTCATGGTGGTGCGCCACACCCGAGCCGAGTCGAGGCCCATGCTGCAGGCGACGCTTGCCGGGATCGTGGTGGTCGCCTTGGCGGTGGCCTACGCCGCCCGCGGCCCGATCATCGCCATGCTCGGCGCCGGCAGCGACTTCTCGACCCGCGCGGATCTGTGGAACACGATCCTGGACTACGTCCGGTACCACCCGGTACAGGGATGGGGGTGGTACGGCACCTGGTCGACGACCGAGTTCCCTTTCCTCTCCATCAACGTGAACCTCGGCGAGCGGCACGCTTCGGCGCTCAACGCCTATTTCGACATCCTCCTGCAGGTGGGATGGTTCGGCCTGCTGCTGTTCGCCGGGTTCTGTGCCATCGCGCTCGTGCGGTCGTGGCTCGAGGCCAGCAACCGGCGAGCGGTCGTATACACCTGGACCCCCCTCATCCTCACCGCGCTGCTCGTCGATTCGGTGTTCGAGAGCTTCACCCTGTTCGGATACGGATGGCTGCTTCTGGTGGTGTGCGCCAGCCGCGCCGGGCAGTCCCGCTCGTGGCGGGATCGCCTCGACGGCGGTGATCAGGTCGCGCCCGTCCTGCCGGAGGCGCCTGCCCGCTGA